CGTGGACTCACAACGGCAGCGTTTTAGTTTTCATTGTGTGAATCTGGACGTTTCGGTGTTcttgaagagaaataaaaagcacatttctgTGACTGAATGGAAGCCGAAGAGCAGCTCGATCTGTTGGAGTCACTCCGTTTAACAGGACTGTGTTTCTGTCGCTTTGGGCCGTTTTGATTttaacaacaaaaccaaaaacgtCCTTGTCTTTATAGACGTTAGTTCAGATctgatcagtccgactctctgactccttctgtgtgtttatctgtccgtcctcatcctccatctttgacagtgacatctggagtcacgtctctacatcggacgctcctattggctccggtgggtgatgtcacagccaatcagagtctctggatcagtcctgaatgtttgtgagtttattgtgttgacagaataaagacaatcagatatttggagctgaatTTTCATCATAATCtacataattttatttagttttgtttgttgttgttgtcgttgtgttgtattgtgtacAGAGGAGGTCTAAATTGCTCCGTCTCAGTTCAGTTGTGTTCTGATGATGCTTCAGAGATTAAAAAGTGACTGGAGGCTGAAAAGCTGCCgactgaggacagagaagaggaggaggacttCACCTGTTTGTTCCGTCAGTCAGGAACTCAGCAGGACTGTGTTTACCTGTTTAAATCTGCAGGAAGCAGCTAATGAGTCTGAAACTGTGACGGCTGACAGATTTAAGATTTaatcagagcagctgattttatttgtagttAAATTGCACTCATCAGCAATCAGATAAAAATTTCTGttgcattatttacattttaagcaAACTTGTAGAAAAATATACTCACAGCTCTGCCAATATATTTAACAAGATGATAAATCTCcaattcaatttaaagtttcttcttcgtgggaaaaaaatgcaaacaggtGAATCTCCACAGTGGATTtgttgaaacatgaaaaaaattggTTTCTCCtcaaaaaaatagcagaaaataaacatttctgggtcagtttttttttgttaccatCACCTCTTCTTCACTGAACCAAGTCCTGGTCTGCAGATCCAGACCGGGCAAAGACAGTTTCTAAGCTCGGACAGTCTTTGAACTTCTCGTCTGCGTGGTCACGATGATGGAGGAGGTTTGTTCAGGAGACTCTGAGGCTTCCTGTCGTCTGCAGAGACGAacacaaggagaaaaataatctttatCATCAGAGGAAAGACCCTCAACACTCCTGACAATGAACatcttcatttcactttttctccaaaataaagaagaaaaacgGTCATTTATTTGGGAGTTTGAAGAAAATTActtcaaaatgataaaataaaaacaaaaatgattctCGTCTCTTTTTCTTGGCTCCTTATTGATAATCTCAGTCGTTATAATTGACTGAAGATCAGATAATGATTATTTCAACCGTTTTAAGCTttaggtttgttgtttttctgccttcatCTGGAGAACATGCTTCAGTTTTTTTGAATAATCAGCTGACGTTGAGCTGATTGTGAATATTTGgagacttttttaaaaaatgtctgaagTTTCTGTGTGAGTTTTAAATCCCTGAAACAATATTTAGATTTGTCCTGTGAAACAAACCATGAACACTGAAGGTGTTTGTGTAATTTGATCCTGTCAGGAGCGCCTCCTTCTTAAAACCACACACAGCAGGTTCTTTAGATGGTTCAGCCCAGTCTGCACTGATCCGGGACGATTTGGTTCTCATTATGAAGATAAACGGCCCAAACACAGAATCCGGATCCAGCACTCGTCTCACCTTCTCTGTGTGAAACTCTGAAAGATGTGGTGAGGTGAAAATCTGCAGCGTCTGGCGGAGCTGCTGAGTCGGAATAAACCAGACCGGGACCCAGACCGGGACCCAGACCGGAGGACTGGGGCTGCCAGCCGGGTCCAGAACTCATGTAGTTGGCAGCCGGACCTCCGTACGTGGCGTACTGGCTCGGTGCAGAATAAGAACAAGCTGAGACCAAAGCAGGCAGACTGGACGAGGGCTGAAGACAGAACGACAAAAAACAACGAAGGCGGTGAGCAACGTGAccaaagaggtcaaaggtcaacagcaaaaaaacaaagaaaaacctccAACAGTATAAACAGACTTTTCCAAAAGTTAGAATTCCTCAAATGTTTCCAAGAAAAATCTCAGTGTACAGAATCCGGAActggtttatttattgttccttgTTTAGTTGTTTACCTGTTGTTGGTATTTGATTTCCGGCTCATTGTGGATCTTTTCTGCTCCCTTCACCCCCGAAGGAAACGCTCTGCTGGTCCAGTCCTCCACTTTGGCTGCGTGTCCATCAGAACCCGACAGAGCTGAAAAACAcgtcactttttattttgtttgtatttattgaaaataatctGCTTTAACAGAAACGTcagcttcatttttctttattggcAATAATAAGATTAATATTctgacaaaatgtattttccatttaaagCTTCTAAATACAGAATAAGATTCACTTTGTTCACTTTGTATTTGACAGAATtattctgctctttcttttatatttatttgttataataaactgaaataaaatgaatgagactgattaaataataaaattgttgATTCTTTTcaaacagatgttttgttttattttatgtttaatggtttaaaatgaatttcaatAATGAAgcatttgattagatttttatctattttctttcatttctctccataAATATGCTTTTAGTCAGAAATGACTGTTAAATTGAAGTTAAACTtgaacattaaacattttaacatttcattgtaTGAAAATATAACTAATTAATTTAAGACTTCAAATGGAAGTCAGGatttagcttttgttttgttcaaacttttaatatttatttctctaaAACCAAAATCTTTGTTTTGCTCACTGAGAATTACTAagaaatttattattatttatgagtCATTTCCTTTAAATCacaatctgtaaaaaaaatctaatgaagtctttaaaagctgattttatgtgaaagagaaaaataatcagctcaaactgaataaaaactaaaaactgaactcaaactttaaataaaaaaaaatctgtttttgtgatttaaagGTTGAATGAGACTTaaagtagattttatttttagcaacAAAAGTCAACTTTTGACTTTTtcaaacagaacaacagaaataattgaaatgatgtgatgaagaagataaatgaataaaaataaaccatcaGTGAaccaaatgattaaaaagtGTGACTTTAAATCTGAaggtttgttttcttcagactCACCTGCCGGGCTCATGAAGTCTCGGAAGCCCAGGATGTCGCACCAGTTCCGGGGCAGGCCGACCTGTGCaccggtcccggtcccggtcccggtcccgggGGCCACCATCCTGGGGCCGGTGTAGGGGCAGTACGGGTAGACCGGTCCGTACTGGCTGGGCTTCCCTCCGCCGGACTGAGTCCGGATCTTGTTCCGGAGGATCCGGCTGATGGAGCTCACGGACGGGACGTTGTATTTATCACAGACTCCGTCCGACAGCAGCCGGTCCCGGATCTCCCAGGCGAAGATGCCCGGGTCCCCCTGCTTGTAGTCCCGGATGCTCTGGACCACCACCGGGGTGGTGACCCGGGGCTTGCTGCCCCCGATGGCGCCGGGCAGGATGGATCCGGTCTCGTTGTACCGGGCCAGGATCTTGGACACGCAGCCGTGAGAGACCCGCAGCTGGCGGCTGATGTCGCAGGGCCGCAGGCCGAGCCGGGCCAGCTCCACGATCCGGACCCGGACCGGGTTCGGCAGAGGCCGGCCGTTCACGAAGACCCCGCCGAGCTGGTTCACCTCCCCGTAGGCCTGCTCTGAAGACACAGACCGGGTCAGACCGGGTCAGACCGGGACCAGCAGGCAggtgtcaaaataaaactccGTTTCTGGATTCATTTGATTCATAAAATCagatcaataataataataataataataataataataataataataataataataataataaacatgtcTGTGGATTCTGATCACTTCAGTCAAACTAGGATGGATGAAATCATCTCTTTTCCTGAAACTCCATCATCTGATCATTTATCCTGAAATTACAAAATCAGCCTGCagcattattatcatcatcatcatcatcatcatcatcagtgcaGATTTTATACCTTCACGTTTTTTCTgggaataaaacaaactgaaataatgaacctgcaaaaacaaaagaatgagtTTGTGGCTGAGTTcgtgtttttaaaaatctaaaggACTGACTGAAGGAATAAAAATCAGGTTTCCTCAGGTGtgagtttcattttcagctctTTAATGTTTTCTCACCCA
This genomic interval from Echeneis naucrates chromosome 24, fEcheNa1.1, whole genome shotgun sequence contains the following:
- the pax1b gene encoding paired box protein Pax-1; translation: MEQAYGEVNQLGGVFVNGRPLPNPVRVRIVELARLGLRPCDISRQLRVSHGCVSKILARYNETGSILPGAIGGSKPRVTTPVVVQSIRDYKQGDPGIFAWEIRDRLLSDGVCDKYNVPSVSSISRILRNKIRTQSGGGKPSQYGPVYPYCPYTGPRMVAPGTGTGTGTGAQVGLPRNWCDILGFRDFMSPAALSGSDGHAAKVEDWTSRAFPSGVKGAEKIHNEPEIKYQQQPSSSLPALVSACSYSAPSQYATYGGPAANYMSSGPGWQPQSSGLGPGLGPGLVYSDSAAPPDAADFHLTTSFRVSHREDDRKPQSLLNKPPPSS